One window of Candidatus Binatia bacterium genomic DNA carries:
- a CDS encoding pilus assembly protein N-terminal domain-containing protein, with the protein MHRRDTALVFAAFAALYAGAPSPTPSPSASPAPSASPAPTASSTLIFPSAAPSPPPLPTPTPAIATPPPIVVSPESASVPVGSPLDLTVGSAISPIAATVADPSIASVAVDQTSQRVTITGKAPGVTVVTISDARGLRRDVPVRVAYYAGVIAPHVSLSLTGDPASGEFVREQVARDVKAAAQPRAGAQVLVGPDDVPFRRALEQDNVASFDVPVLLQGNGLFEVDGSTHVEVQNVAVPRISPGSLMVSDYPERLTANGMLFTADLTIEQPSRFLYFHYNPPGQPNRRIVLRAENPSHEPAIVQFISGSGGPSSNEMDVGHQATRRFLVNVVQNQGRLLTLPANSSTQIVAQDLPAGGIVCGLLQLRVLSGASVHLSLFAQNDDESPDAVVDGSALLQGQEQHARGIYPIAEFHFASQWRVDDEQYLELPVGQLPLPNNLQGQALAGDYGVLQSFVVNLENPTGAPAQVAIYENPRGGRATGTYLIDGVLVQSHQVPPFSRYKVRQYTVPAHGFVRVTIVTMPEAGSSLPLRLIFAPDDGSVSPGAPGSPIY; encoded by the coding sequence TTGCATAGGCGCGACACCGCACTCGTCTTCGCCGCCTTCGCCGCGCTCTACGCGGGCGCGCCGTCCCCAACCCCGTCGCCGTCAGCCTCGCCCGCGCCTTCAGCCTCGCCCGCGCCTACCGCGTCGTCCACGTTAATCTTCCCGTCGGCGGCGCCGTCGCCGCCGCCGCTACCCACGCCGACGCCGGCCATCGCGACGCCGCCGCCGATCGTCGTCTCGCCCGAGTCCGCATCGGTTCCCGTCGGCTCGCCGCTCGACCTCACCGTCGGCTCCGCGATTAGCCCGATTGCGGCGACCGTCGCGGATCCGTCGATCGCTTCGGTCGCCGTCGACCAAACGTCGCAGCGCGTGACGATCACCGGAAAGGCTCCGGGCGTGACCGTCGTTACGATCAGCGACGCACGCGGGCTTCGTCGCGACGTCCCCGTCCGCGTCGCCTACTACGCCGGCGTCATCGCGCCGCACGTCTCGCTCTCGCTGACCGGCGATCCGGCGTCGGGCGAGTTCGTTCGCGAACAGGTGGCGCGCGACGTGAAAGCCGCGGCGCAGCCGCGCGCCGGCGCGCAAGTGCTCGTGGGGCCCGATGACGTCCCGTTTCGGCGCGCGCTCGAGCAAGATAACGTCGCGTCGTTCGACGTTCCCGTCTTACTGCAAGGCAACGGCCTCTTCGAGGTCGACGGGTCGACGCACGTCGAGGTGCAGAACGTAGCGGTTCCGCGCATCTCACCCGGCTCGCTCATGGTCAGCGATTATCCCGAGCGGCTCACCGCGAACGGCATGCTCTTCACCGCCGACCTCACGATCGAGCAGCCGTCGCGCTTTCTCTACTTCCACTACAATCCGCCCGGCCAGCCGAACCGCCGCATCGTTCTGCGCGCGGAGAATCCGTCGCACGAACCGGCGATCGTGCAGTTCATCAGCGGCAGCGGCGGCCCGTCCTCGAACGAGATGGACGTCGGCCACCAGGCCACGCGACGCTTTCTCGTCAACGTCGTGCAGAATCAGGGACGGCTGTTGACGCTTCCAGCCAACAGTTCGACGCAGATCGTCGCGCAGGATCTCCCGGCCGGCGGCATCGTCTGCGGCCTGCTGCAGCTGCGCGTGCTCTCCGGCGCGAGCGTGCATCTCTCGCTCTTTGCGCAGAACGACGACGAGAGCCCCGACGCCGTCGTCGACGGTTCCGCTCTCCTGCAAGGGCAGGAGCAGCACGCGCGCGGGATCTATCCGATCGCGGAGTTCCATTTCGCGTCGCAGTGGCGCGTCGACGACGAACAGTATCTCGAGTTGCCCGTCGGCCAGTTGCCGCTGCCGAATAACCTGCAGGGTCAGGCGCTGGCGGGCGATTACGGCGTGCTGCAATCGTTCGTCGTCAACCTCGAGAACCCGACCGGCGCTCCCGCGCAGGTCGCGATCTACGAGAACCCGCGCGGCGGACGCGCCACGGGAACGTATCTCATCGACGGCGTGCTCGTGCAGTCGCACCAAGTGCCGCCGTTCTCGCGCTATAAGGTGCGGCAGTATACGGTTCCGGCGCACGGCTTCGTTCGCGTTACGATCGTCACGATGCCCGAAGCGGGATCGAGCCTTCCGCTGCGGCTGATATTCGCACCCGACGACGGCAGCGTCTCGCCCGGCGCGCCGGGCTCACCGATCTACTGA
- a CDS encoding ATP-dependent DNA helicase RecQ, translated as MDLRAELQEKFGFAGFYPGQEEVVSRVLQGQDTLAILATGAGKSLTYQLPALLLEGTTVVVSPLIALMKDQLDMLRDRGITDVVALNSTLSEDQEARARERIRSGNVRIVYTTPEKLEDEGFLRLLQAIRVPLFVVDEAHCISQWGHDFRPAYLALGGVIGKLGHPTVLALTATATPSVREDILHQLGIDQVKPIVRGFDRPNLIYEARKADKEADKLKILSSLFTGDATLEGTGIIYTATIKNALEVQRYLQRELGIPAAVYHSKLHKEDRTSVHNLFMDESIRAVVATNAFGLGIDKPNIRFVVHYDLPGSLEAYTQEAGRAGRDGLPSRCILIYRMSDTRVQNYFLTGKYPDVEEVQRVFGTIEVFCNQTGGVSMVDLRKILQLPLTKLKVILALLKKSGYIEHVGKSAYGLTEAVRKHRDLMLNLANYETKKSYDQSKLAMMLQYAETTSCRRRFILNYFGEDFDKTNCGACDSCLKALRGGFDERGATGGFKIADVVNHPKFGVGTVERAERDLVTVLFPSVGYKTLLASAVSHAAEAQIA; from the coding sequence GTGGATTTGCGCGCAGAGCTTCAGGAGAAGTTTGGGTTCGCGGGCTTTTACCCCGGACAGGAGGAGGTCGTTTCGCGCGTCCTGCAGGGCCAGGACACGCTGGCCATCCTCGCAACCGGCGCGGGTAAGAGCCTCACCTATCAGCTCCCGGCCCTCCTCCTCGAGGGGACGACCGTCGTCGTCAGCCCGCTCATTGCGCTTATGAAGGACCAGCTCGACATGCTGCGCGACCGCGGCATCACCGACGTCGTCGCGCTCAACTCGACGCTCTCCGAAGATCAAGAGGCGCGCGCGCGCGAACGCATTCGTTCGGGCAACGTGCGCATCGTCTACACGACGCCCGAGAAACTCGAAGACGAAGGCTTCCTGCGACTGCTGCAGGCGATCCGCGTCCCGCTCTTCGTCGTGGATGAGGCGCACTGCATCAGCCAATGGGGCCACGATTTTCGGCCGGCGTATCTCGCGCTCGGCGGCGTGATCGGCAAGCTCGGCCATCCGACCGTGCTCGCGCTTACCGCGACCGCGACGCCTTCGGTTCGGGAAGACATCCTGCACCAGCTCGGCATCGATCAGGTCAAGCCGATCGTGCGCGGATTCGATCGCCCGAACCTGATCTACGAAGCGCGCAAGGCCGACAAAGAGGCCGACAAGTTGAAGATCCTCAGCTCGCTCTTCACGGGCGACGCGACGCTCGAAGGCACCGGCATCATCTACACGGCGACGATCAAGAACGCGCTCGAGGTGCAGCGCTACCTCCAGCGCGAGCTTGGGATTCCGGCCGCGGTCTATCACTCGAAGCTCCATAAGGAAGACCGCACGTCCGTTCACAATCTGTTCATGGACGAGTCGATCCGCGCGGTCGTGGCGACGAACGCGTTCGGCCTCGGCATCGACAAGCCGAATATCCGCTTCGTCGTTCACTACGATCTGCCGGGGTCGCTCGAAGCCTACACGCAAGAGGCCGGCCGCGCCGGCCGCGACGGATTGCCCTCGCGCTGCATCCTCATCTACCGCATGAGCGACACGCGCGTGCAGAACTACTTCCTCACCGGGAAGTATCCCGACGTCGAAGAGGTGCAGCGCGTCTTCGGCACGATCGAGGTCTTCTGCAATCAGACCGGCGGCGTCTCGATGGTCGATCTGCGCAAGATCCTGCAGTTGCCGCTGACGAAACTCAAAGTGATCCTCGCGCTGCTCAAGAAATCCGGCTATATCGAGCACGTCGGCAAGTCGGCGTACGGTTTGACGGAAGCCGTGCGCAAGCATCGCGACCTCATGCTGAACCTCGCCAACTACGAGACGAAGAAGTCGTACGATCAGAGTAAGCTCGCGATGATGCTGCAGTACGCCGAGACGACGTCGTGCCGCCGGCGCTTCATTCTCAACTACTTCGGAGAAGATTTCGACAAGACGAACTGCGGCGCGTGCGATAGCTGCCTCAAGGCGCTTCGCGGCGGCTTCGACGAACGCGGCGCGACCGGCGGTTTCAAAATCGCCGACGTCGTGAACCATCCCAAGTTCGGCGTCGGAACCGTCGAGCGCGCCGAGCGCGACCTGGTTACGGTGCTCTTCCCCAGCGTCGGATATAAGACGCTGCTGGCATCCGCCGTCAGCCACGCCGCCGAAGCGCAAATTGCATAG